A genomic stretch from Pseudomonas sp. MUP55 includes:
- a CDS encoding O-antigen ligase family protein, with protein sequence MHSKRLTYGSNRVFDFLVLWILPVGLLLLLSALFFVGNRNVLHRVFYILFSVPTLFLLCMRPRELRDLLREPIVLAFVAFSAWALTSLLWSPEHSTDTDLFKRPLNTLMLFGGCGLLLHYRNELFKPIFFSAAVIALAVCVGNLVAFAKGYQPGMRMIGGLGALDNPLLSSHLFGFFTVYWLYVCMTTQRLKVLWFSVPALAVMTMAVLATGSRTPLVALMLAILWMAFINRNRRSVLLIAGAVVGAAVLVLFYPESIIMRGSSFRLELWSMSLQLIAEHPWIGHSYDSELYLTLADGYQLREPHSFALGVLYYVGIIGFIPWIFMIGWALYKSLQQRAQPLFILASSLLAYGIGAGLTEGGGILSRPKEHWFLLWIPLAIITGLTIAQRHRSLLRMPVQSIKPQAFDQLCSNAHVIEADGLGPKVLRLQDGSFLKLFRPRRWYTSGSFNPYAERFASNSEQLRTLGIPTPHILALYRLPDTSSAVAYTPLPGLTLRQALQSLDSSLRESLVERFGRFMAQLHERGVYFRSLHLGNVLLMDDGEFGLIDVADLRIYPSPLRYALRQRNLRHMQRYPQDRNWLFETHFEQLVKGYATVASPTATAKIREQVQSLATGK encoded by the coding sequence ATGCACTCCAAGCGCCTTACCTATGGCTCAAATCGCGTTTTCGACTTCCTGGTCCTATGGATTTTGCCTGTTGGCTTGCTGTTGCTCTTGAGTGCACTGTTCTTCGTCGGCAACCGTAATGTACTGCACCGGGTCTTTTACATTCTGTTCAGCGTGCCGACCTTGTTCCTGTTGTGCATGCGCCCCAGGGAACTCAGGGACCTGCTGCGCGAGCCTATCGTTCTCGCGTTCGTGGCCTTCTCCGCCTGGGCCTTGACCAGTCTGCTCTGGAGCCCCGAGCACAGCACCGATACCGACCTGTTCAAACGCCCACTCAATACCTTGATGCTGTTCGGCGGCTGCGGGCTGCTGCTGCATTACCGCAACGAGCTGTTCAAGCCGATCTTCTTCAGCGCCGCGGTGATCGCGCTGGCGGTGTGCGTGGGGAATCTGGTGGCGTTCGCCAAGGGATACCAACCCGGCATGCGCATGATCGGTGGCCTTGGCGCCCTCGATAATCCCCTGCTCAGTTCTCACCTGTTTGGTTTTTTCACCGTGTACTGGCTGTACGTGTGCATGACGACCCAGCGCCTGAAGGTGCTGTGGTTCAGCGTACCGGCCTTGGCGGTCATGACCATGGCGGTTCTGGCAACCGGTTCACGCACGCCGCTGGTGGCGTTGATGCTGGCGATTCTGTGGATGGCTTTCATCAACCGCAACCGTCGTTCGGTGCTGCTTATCGCCGGTGCGGTCGTGGGGGCTGCGGTGCTGGTTCTGTTCTATCCCGAATCGATCATCATGCGTGGCAGCTCGTTCCGTCTGGAGTTGTGGAGCATGTCGCTGCAACTTATCGCCGAGCATCCCTGGATCGGCCATAGCTATGACTCCGAGCTGTACCTGACACTGGCTGATGGTTATCAACTGCGCGAACCCCACAGCTTCGCCCTTGGCGTGCTCTATTACGTCGGCATCATCGGCTTCATTCCCTGGATATTCATGATCGGCTGGGCGCTGTACAAGAGTTTGCAGCAACGCGCACAGCCGCTGTTTATCCTGGCATCGTCCCTGCTGGCCTACGGCATCGGCGCCGGCCTTACCGAAGGCGGTGGCATCCTGTCGCGGCCCAAGGAGCACTGGTTCCTGCTGTGGATCCCACTGGCAATCATCACCGGCCTGACCATTGCCCAGCGCCACCGCAGCCTGCTGCGCATGCCTGTGCAATCGATCAAGCCTCAGGCGTTCGACCAGCTATGCAGCAATGCCCATGTGATTGAAGCCGATGGCCTGGGGCCAAAAGTCCTGCGCCTGCAAGACGGCAGCTTTCTCAAGCTGTTCCGCCCACGCCGTTGGTACACCTCCGGCAGCTTCAACCCGTATGCCGAGCGCTTTGCCAGCAACAGCGAGCAACTGCGTACCCTGGGCATCCCCACGCCACACATCCTGGCGCTCTACCGTTTGCCCGATACCAGCAGCGCCGTGGCCTACACGCCCCTGCCCGGCCTGACCCTGCGCCAGGCCCTGCAAAGCCTGGACAGCAGCCTGCGTGAATCGCTGGTCGAGCGTTTTGGTCGGTTCATGGCGCAACTGCATGAGCGGGGTGTGTACTTTCGATCGCTGCACCTGGGCAACGTGTTGCTGATGGACGACGGCGAGTTCGGCCTGATTGACGTCGCTGATCTGCGCATTTATCCGTCGCCCCTGCGCTACGCGTTGCGCCAGCGTAATCTGCGCCACATGCAACGTTACCCGCAGGACCGCAACTGGCTGTTCGAAACCCACTTCGAGCAGTTGGTAAAAGGCTACGCAACGGTTGCCAGCCCAACGGCCACCGCGAAGATCCGCGAGCAGGTACAAAGCCTGGCCACCGGGAAATAA